The following is a genomic window from Adhaeribacter radiodurans.
TTAGTGGCCGCTACTGCTTATTCGCTGCGGATTATGCAAAAGGTATTTCTGGGTAAAAACCATTCTGACCATTTAATGCCAGACCTTAATTTTAGGGAAATGGGTATGGCTGCATCGTTGGTAATTACAATTTTATGGCTGGGGTTAAATCCGCAACCTGTTTTAGACCGGGCACGATTATCCTTGCAAGAACAACTGCAGGCTTATCAAAAACAAAATGTAAAAACAGCAAAACCCGTCGAGGTAGCCCAGCAAAGTATTTCTCCGGATTCTGTATTATCCATTCCAACAAAAGGAGGTTCGCATGCGCTTAAATGATCTCAATTATCTGATGCCGCTGCTGGTATTAGTAGGAGCCGCTACCTTAAATATGCTGGTAATAGCGGTAAAACGAAATCATAAAGTTATATACGGCATAACCTTAGTAGCGCATATAATAGCCCTAACCACTCTTTTATTCCTTGGTAATCATCCCTACACGATAGATCCTTTTTTTATAATTGATGGTTGGGGTATCTTTAATTTAGGGCTGATTTTGGTAACGTCTCTTTTTGTTACCATGTTATCGTATGCCTACTTTGAACAACGGGAAGAACGCCGCGAAGAATATTATATCTTGCTTATTCTTGCCACTCTTGGTTCGTGCGTTTTAGTAATTAGCCAGCATTTTATGGCCCTATTTCTGGGGCTGGAAGTTTTAAGTGTGGCCTTATACAGTTTAATTGCTTATTTGCGTACCCGCGAACATTCCGATGAAGCCGGCATAAAATATTTAATTTTGGCGGCAATGTCGTCGGCTTTTTTACTATTTGGTATGGCATTAATTTATGCCGACAGTGGTACAATGGCTTTTGCGAGTATTGCCGCCCATTTAAAAGCTTTACCGGAATTGCCTCCTTTACTCTTAACCGGTTTCGGGCTAATGGTAGTGGGTATTGGATTTAAATTAGGAGTAGTGCCTTTTCATATGTGGGCGCCCGATGTGTACGAAGGGGCTCCGGCTCCGGTAACGGCCTTTATTGCCACGGTATCCAAAGGCGGCATGATAGCTTTGTTAATCCGCTTTTTTGCCCAGGTTGATGGATATCGTTACCCGAACCTGATGCTTGTTTTTACTATTATTGCCATTGCCTCTATGTTGGCGGGTAACTTGCTGGCTTTGCGGCAAAGAAACGTTAAACGATTACTGGCTTATTCTTCTATTGCGCATTTAGGATATATTCTGGTGGCTTTTTTAGCCGGTAATCAATTGGGAGTAGAAGCAGTTAGCTTTTATTTGGTAGCTTATTTTATTACCAGCCTCGGTGCGTTTGGAGTTGTAGCCTTGTTATCAGATACCCGGCGCGATGCCGATCGGCTCCGCGATTACCGCGGATTATTCTGGCGACGCCCCGCCACTGCCGCTATTTTTACAGCTATGCTGCTTTCTCTGGCGGGTATTCCGCTTACGGCAGGGTTTGTAGGTAAATTTTATATATTGGCTTCCGGAGTAAATGCCCAACGCTGGTTATTGGTTATTATGCTCATTCTTAATAGTGTAATTGGCTTATATTACTACATTAAAGTAATTGCCGCCATGTTTGCCCAAACACAATCCAGTCAGAAAAAAACTCGTAAAGTACTTCATCCGGCTATCTCGTTTGCTACAGGGGCTACAATGGCTATTTTAGCCCTATTATTGGTGTATATCGGAATTTACCCTACTACCCTGGTACAATTATTAAAAGGTTTACTAACCACAATTGTGACTACCCAATGATATTTAATAATACCCAATGGTAAGAAGTAGTTGCTTTGGTAAACTTTGATTTTGTTCTTTGGATCCTTTTCAAGTCACCAGGCAGCGGTGCTAACTAGTCTGATATTTCAAGTGTGCCTCGTGGCCGGCGGGCCTCGTTTGGCTGTTTCGGGCGGTTTATCGAACCTTGGTTCACTCCGTTGCGCCATGCTGCTTTGCAGCACCTGAACGCTAAAATGCACTCAACAGCCAAACTGGTGTCTTTTGCTAGTAGCTACCGTTAATCTTACATTTACCGAAGATGACGAAGATTAATTAACCTGTTTTCTTTTACTGTCTTTGTTACCCTTGCCCGCACTAGTCTTGGCGGAGTAGGGTTGGTGATACTCACTATGGCGCGGAAGTTACTTCCGTGCCTTTCTCTACTAGATACTTTCTAGGTTCTTTTCTAGCACATTTTTCTTGTACAACTTGCTGACGCCAGTCTCAGCGGAGCGGGACTTGTGCTTTACAGACAAAAGCTAGTCTCCCGACTGGCAGAAACTCAGCCATTATACGTCATTCGGGAGACTGACTCTTGTTCTTACGCTCAAGTGACGCTTGGCTTAATACTTGCGTGAGGAGGCGGACTTAGTAAATTCTTTACCTCTGAAAGCTAGAGTTAGGTAACTACTGGAGAAAGACATCCGTTTGGCTATTGAGGGCCTTTTAGCGTTCCGGTGCTGAGAGCAGCATGGCGCAACGGAGTGAACCAAGGTTCGCTAAACTGCCCGAAACAGCCAAGCGAGGCCCGCCGGCCACGAGGCAAACTCTAAATCTCAAGCTAGATAGCACCGCTGCCTGGAGACTCGAAAAGGCTCCAAAGTACAAGCTTACTATCCAGCAAAATCTATAATAGCTTTTTGTTACAATTAGGTATAAAATATTAATTCAAAATGACTTAGAAAGCATTGTCTTTTAGTTATACATTTCCTAATTAATATAACTAAATTTCCCCGATGCTCGATTTAAATTTACTTGATTCTACAACAAGGGCAAAATATTTTCCATGGGAGTTTCCCCTTTAAAGGCTTTTACCAGTTTACCCTGCTCCGTGTAAATATAAACAGAAGGAGCCGGAATGGCGCCTAATTCTTGTAAGATGATATTGAATGGGGTTTGAGCGTAAAAAATATTAGGACCAGATAAATTATATTTCATAAAAAATTGCTGCATCTGATCAAAAGGTGCCGGCGAAAAAAAGTAGACCGTGTACTTGGCAAAAGCTGGTAAATGTTTTTGCATTTCGTTCGCCTCGCGCTGACAATGCTCACAATCCGGTTCAAAAAATATGAGAACCGTTTTTCCTTTTAAATCTTTAGCGTTAATTTTTGTTTGATCCGGTTTGGTAAGGGGCAAATTAGGTAAATCGTTAGCCGGGGTGGGCGGAGTTCTCGCCACAGAAGTGGTAGGCTGCGCATTAGAATTATCCTGTTCTATTTGTGGCTCTTCTGAACGCATAATAAACCAAGCCCCTAAAACAATAACTGCTAATATTACCGAAATCAATAATCCTTTATTCATTTTATATATTCTGTAAACTATTATAGGATATTCTACTTAAAAGCAAATAGTAGAGATACCTTTAACTTTATTAAACTGTAAAGAAAAACTAAAATCAGATGAGTTGAAATCTACGTTAATTTTAATTTATTCGATTCATCTAAAATTAATAATCAAATTTTTAATAGTTCAAATACTTAAAAGGCTTATCTAAACTAAGCTGGAATTTTATCCAAACTCTTGATTTCAGCTTTGTAAGAAGCCGGCAAGATACTGTTTTTTAATAATCCATCTAACTTTAACTTTCTACTGAGTTTATAGGCAATTACAATTGGTTTCATGTAAGCTGTTTTACCTAAACCCAGCAGCTTATTTACTTTTTCCGAAACCAATAATTGTTGTGCCTGCTTTAGCAAAATAAACCGGAAAAGCCCCAAATGTTTTTTGTATTGCTGATATAAATCCTTTGTATAGTGGCTGTATTGTAAATCTTGCTCTAAATGTTGCTCTCGCATTACTAGCCAATCCTGGTAAGTGGTGGGAAGTCCTACTAATCCCATCCGCTGCCCCACCTGCAAAAACACCTGGCACACTTCTATTTTCTCTGACAGGGTTAATTTTCTTTCCAGTAATTCATAAGCCCTTATGGAATAATCAATCAGCATGAACAATACGTCGCGGTAGGCCCAGTCCGGAATAGCGGCACCCCGGTTACTTTCTACCTTAGCATGAATAGTTGCCATATTATCGATCGCCCGGTAAGCTCCTACTCTATCCGAAAAAACTATTAACCGCGCATAAGCCACCGTCGAAAATAATCGTCCTAACGGATCGGCGGGTAATCGGCCAGTAAAGTACAACCAATCCACCGCTTTATTTAAGGCAAATTCCGCCGCAGATCCGGCAAAAATAAATAAGATTGTATCGCTGTTGCCCCAGATTCTTCTTACCACCGAGCTTTTATCCACAAAATAATCCATACTGGTTTAACGAAAAATTTAGTAAATTTTAGTCATCCAACAGCAATCTTTTTTGGTTTCTGGACAAACCAAATTTTTAAAATGTTTCGAATGGCTCACCTCACTGCCAAAGTATTGTACAAGAATTCTCTTTCGCTGTTTTCAAAAATTACTTGATCTTAATTTTATTCAACATTCTTTAAAATATAGATTGATTAAAAGAAAATCCGAACTTTGCTGGGCTAAAACATTGTTTTAGTAGTATTCAAAATTTAAATGTCTGGGATAACTACCCGGCTTGTTTTCATGAAAAAAGAATTAGAACTGGTTCTTCCTCCAGAAGTAGCTTACGATGAAGCGCTTCTGCAAAATGCTATCTTAAAAAACGTGGGTGCCCAACCAGAAGAGATAGCCTACATTCATAAATTAAAACGCTCGATAGATGCCCGTGGAAAAAATGTATTGTTACGGGTACGGGCCGACGTATATTTTAGCACTCCCCCAAACGATATTCTGCAACCTAAATTCCACTACCCTACCGTTGATAAAGCGCCACATGTTATTATTGTAGGAGCTGGTCCGGCAGGTTTGTTTGCGGCTTTGCGCTGTATTGAATTAAATTTAAAGCCAATAATCTTAGAACGGGGCAAGGATGTACGCACCCGCCGGCGGGATTTGGCAGCTATTAACAAAGAACACGTTGTAAATCCGGATTCTAATTATTGTTTCGGCGAAGGCGGTGCTGGTACCTACTCCGATGGTAAATTGTATACCCGTTCTAAGAAACGGGGCGATGTTTACCGGGCTTTGCAAATTTTAGTGCAGCACGGTGCTACTCCCGATATTTTGTTTGATGCGCACCCGCATATTGGCACAAATAAGCTGCCGGTTTTAATTTCTAATATTCGGGAAAGTATTTTAAACGCCGGTGGAGAAATTCATTTTGATACCCGCGTTACAGATTTTATAATTGAGCAAAACACTATAAAAGGAGTAGTTACCCAAGCGGGTAATCTGTTCGAAGGCGAAGGCGTAATTTTAGCAACCGGACACTCGGCCCGTGATATTTACGAGCTTTTGGCTTCCAAAAATATTTACATTGAAGCCAAGCCTTTTGCCATGGGAGTGCGGGTAGAACATCAGCAATCTTTTATTGATTCCATTCAATACCATTGCGATAACCGCGGACCGTATTTACCGGCATCATCGTATGCTTTGGTGCACCAAACTACTTACGCTAAAAAACAGCGGGGCATATTTTCGTTCTGTATGTGTCCGGGTGGTTTTATGGTGCCTTCTGCTACTGCTCCGGGCGAAGTGGTGGTAAACGGCATGTCGCCGAGCCGGCGCGATTCTAAGTTTGCTAATTCTGGTATTGTAGTAGCTATTGAAACAGAAGATATGGACGTAAAAACCCATGGACCATTAGCGGGTTTACGCTTGCAACAAGCCCTGGAACAACAAGCTTGCGCTATTGCGGGAGGTACACAAAAAGCCCCGTCCCAACTTTTGCAGGACTTTACCCGATCCAAGCTCTCCAGCCATTTACTCGAAACGTCGTACCAGCCCGGTTTAACTTCCGTGGATATGAATGAATTATTTCCGGCCAGCATTGCATACCGATTGCGCGAAGGATTTACTTATTTTAACAGTAAAATGAAAAATTATGTAAGTAACGAAGCCCAGATTATAGGGGTAGAAAGCCGCACTTCGTCCCCCGTACGAATTCCGCGCGACCGGGAAACGCTCGAACACGTACAAATTAACAACTTGTATCCGTGCGGCGAAGGTGCGGGTTATGCCGGTGGAATTGTTTCTGCCGCTATGGATGGAGAACGGTGCGCGGAAAAAATTGCCGCCAAAGTGAACCGTTAAATAATAGTAGAAGTAAATTATATAACTTTTAAAATAGAAAGTCTGTTAAATCAACGTTTAAAGCATTTTTATTTACTTTAATCGTTAAGTTGGCAGTATTAAATGCAAATTTTTTATTAAATCGCATCCGGATTTATCTTGGGTAAACAAATATTTATCCCGCATAAACGGAATTAATTCTTTACCATTATGAAAAAAACAGTTGTATTAGGCGCTACGGATAATCCGTCGCGGTTTGCTTACCGGGCTGTACACAAATTAAAACAGTATGGTCATGAGGTAGTGCCCGTCGGAATCCGGAATGGCGATGTAGCCGGAATTAAGATTGACACTGAAAAAAATCCGGTAGAAAATGTAGATACAGTTACTTTATACGTGGGACCTCAAAATCAGCCTTCTTGGTACGATTATATTTTAAGTTTAAAGCCAAATCGTATTATATTTAACCCCGGCACTGAAAACCCGGAACTGGAAAGAAAAGCCGCCGAACAAAATATTAAAACTTTACATCACTGCACCTTGGTTATGTTGGCCGTAGGCGAATATTAATTTAAATATTCGAACTCTGATCCGCTATTAGAGCCTGGCATCGCAAGATGATCCAGGCTTTACTTTTTTGCTGTTTTTTGATTATAAAGGGTTAGTTATTCCAGGCAATATTTACTAAATTACTATATGCGGCTGGGTATTAGTAGGAGGTTAGAAATAGAATAAAGGAGAGAAATCTTATTTATCGGGTCATTCAGGAAGAAACTCTTTTTCTACGTAGCTACCTAGTTTCTTTCTGGATGATCCAAATATTATAACTTATCCTATATCGCATAAACCGTCTTTCATATAATACTTATTTCAAGCATGTGCTCGAACTTACTTTAAGTACCTATAAAATCAAGAAATTAGTATTTGATATTCAATTCTACTTAATCGCATTAAAAAAATTAATAAATCTGTTCTTTAAGTAGCTCCCTTTTTTCCTCAGTTACTTTAACAATTCCGCTTTCCTTTCTCCAGCATCAAAATCCAACCAAACTGCCGAATGAATAATCGTTGAATGTTAAAAGTTATTCAGGCTTTAGGCGAATAAGGTTTAAATCTGGTTTTAATAGTTACTATACAGCTGAATTTAACAAAAATTAGCTTGCTCCTTATTTATAATTTACTAAAATTCAGTATTTTATAATAACAATTAAATAATTTTACTTCTTTTTTAGATTATCAGGCAACCGATATAAATCGGCTTGCATCTACTAAACAAACAGTCTTAATTTAGTAATCTGAAACAATTTTAATCATCCACGTGACCGAAGCGGAACTTATACGAGGCTTAGTTAAAGGTGAAGCCAAAGCCCATAAAACCCTGTATGAAAAGTACGCCGGGGTAATGTTAGGTATTTGTTTACGCTATTTAAAAAACCAGATGGATGCCGAAGAAGTAATGTTAACAGGGTTTGTGAAAGTGTTTCAACATGTTACTCAGTTCGAAAACAAAGGAAGTTTTGAAGGTTGGATGAAACGTATTATGGTAAACGAAGCACTCGGGTTTTTACGCAAGAAAGAACCAATGCATTTGGCCATAGAAAAAGATATTTTGCAGGTAGCCACCGAAGCCAACGCGGAACAGGATTTAGCCACCGAAGATTTATTACGCATGCTGCACGAACTACCCGCCGGCTACCGGGCCGTGTTTAACTTGTACGCCATTGAAGGATATTCGCACAAAGAAATTGGAGAGTTGCTGGATATATCGGAAGGAACCTCTAAATCTCAGTTAAGTAAGGCGCGGGCCATGTTGCAGCGGCGTTTACAAAACCAGGAATCGATTACGCTTTAAAAGCAAAAAATATCATGAAGGAAGAAGAAGTAGATCAATATTTTAAAAACAAATTCGGGCAGTTTGCTCCTGAGCCATCGGCTGACGCCTGGGCTCGTTTGCAGAGCAAAATGGAACCCGTACAGCAAAAACGCCCTACAATGTGGGTGTATTACGCGGCGGCATCGGTAAGCTTAATTTTACTATCAGGAGCATTGTTATTTTGGTTCAGAACTAATAGTTCGTTACCAGTAAATGGAGATTTAGCCAATTTAAAACCTGCTACCACTCAACCAACTCCTTTAATAATGAAGGAGCCTATTTTAGCCGATATAAACACCCAGGCACCGGCACTGCCCGAAACAGTAGAGCCGGTAACGCAGGAAAAAGTTAAAGAAACCACTAATAACGCTAGTACTAGTACTACTACCAGCAAACCAATTAAAAAAGGTAAAAAAATACGGCCTGGCATTTTAGTAGCTACCCACCATTTAAAAAATCAAGAGAAAACTTATTCAAAGGATGACTGGAAAACGGTGCCGGAAAATTCACCAGTTACTACAGTAGTAGCGCAAAACGTACCCAATTTACCAACAGTGGCCGAAGAACGGATTATGGAGGTAATTATTAAGAAAGCCCCGGAAGCGGAAGTTGCTTATACCGATAATTCCAATGCAAAAGAATACTCCCATACGCAGGAAATTATCAAGGAAAACATATCGAAGAAAGGGCGGCTGGTTAAAAATATCTTTAAACAAGCGCGCAATTTAAAGAATGGCGAAAAAGTAGAATTATCGGCTTTAGGTTTAAATGCCAATTACCGAATTGATGTAGAAAGTAAATTATTAAAACAAAAATATTCCAAAGTTATTAACCTCTAATCTAAAATTTTTATGAAACGCATACTTATCATTACAGCCCTTTTTTGGGTTGCCGCTACCGCTGTGTCTTTGGCGAACGGATTAGCTGCGAAACCTAAATATGTAGCCTCGCTCCTGGATACTATTCAGATTAATTTAGCCGATGGTGCCAGCCTAACCTTACAAGTTAAAAACACCAGCCAGCTAAAAAATTTCCAAAAATATAGCCTGGATTCCTTAATGGTTTTGTTAAATAAATACGTGCAGCAGGTGGAGAGCATGAGTAAGTCGAGCCCCAATGGTTCAGCCGAAATAAGCATGACCTTTTATCCGGCCAAAGACCTGAATAACCCTAATGCGCCCGAGCAAATTAAAATTAAAATGGCAAGCGGTAATAGTGGAAGCAAACAAACCTGGTCGGCTAATGCAGGAGACCTGGTTAAAGTAGAAGTAGACTACGAAGATGATGAGGACGATGATGACCACAATGGCTCGGTGTACGTGAATGTTAAAACCCGCAACGATAGCCTCCGGAAAGAAAAGATGGAACGTAAAATGAACCGCCGGCACCGCTTTTTCAGCACCATTGATTTAGGTTTGAACACCTTCGTAAATGTTCCTGAATTGAACAATAGCTTGTACGATTTAAAACCTATTGGTTCTCGTTACATTAGCTTAAACCAATACATTTCTACCCGCATTGGTGGAGTTAAAAGCCCGTTAAAATTCCGGACTGGTTTAGAACTTGCTTTTAATAATTACATGCTGGACAAAAACCGCCGCATTACCGATGAAAATAACACCACGGTTTTTTACAACGAGTCTACCTTATCTTTAGAAAAAAGTAAGCTTACCACTTCTTCGTTAAACTTACCGGTAATTATTGAATTAAACTTTAAAGACAAAAACGGCAAAGAATCCTTTAAGATTGGCGGCGGCGGCTTTGTGGGGTACCGTTTAGGCTCGCACACTAAAATTAAATACCAAAGCGAGGGCAATACCTACAAAGATAAAGAGCGCGGTAATTACAACCTGGAAGATATGCAGTACGGCGTTAATTTCTTAATTGGTTACAAATGGATTAATCTGTTTGCTAAATACAACCTGAATGACTTGTTCAAAGATAATCGCGGTCCTAAAATGAACGTTGTAAGTTTCGGCTTCCGGATTTAAAAAAATTCTTTCAGGACTATTCACACAAAGAGGAGATTCTTAAACGGAATCTCCTCTTTGTTTTCTCGTAAGTCTATAAAATTTACCTCTACCCATTTCGAAAAAAATTATCCAGGATTATACCCGTAGCATTCGCTACGTTCAAGGACTCGGCCTTTCCGAAACGGGGAATTTTAATTAATTGGGTTAAGCAGCTTTCTACTTCGGGCCGGATGCCGTGGGCTTCGTTGCCCATAATAAGTACTCCGGTAGGTTGTAACGTTAAGCGATGAATGTTCTGGCCATGGAGCGAAGCGCCATATAGAGGAAGGTCGGCGGGTAATTTTTTCAGGAATTCTGGCAAAGTAACGTATACTACATTCACACGGGTAAAAGAGCCCATGGTAGCTGCAATTACTTTCGGATTGTAAAAATCAGCGCAGGTTTCCGAACAAATAATATGCTGCAGACCGTACCAATCAGCAATCCGGATAATAGTACCCAAATTTCCCGGATCGCGGATATCATCTAAAGCCAACGTTAAGGTTGATAAATCTGGTGCAAAAAAAGCAGGCGCTTTCATCTTAGCAATGGCCAAGGCGGCGTTATTCGTAGAAAAGGTGCCGGCCCTGGTAAGGTCTTTTTCGTCTATTAGCTCGTAAGTCAAACTTTTCGCCTTTATTTCGGTACTTTTACCTAGAAATTCTTCTGTTACGAACAGCTTTTCAATGGTGTAATCAGATAAAAGCAACTCTTTCACGCTTTTAGCTCCTTCTACCAAAAAGGCTTGGTGGAGATGACGGTATTTTTTTACTTGCAAAGAATTGATATATTTTAAAGCTGCTTTCGATAACATAGAGCAAAGGTGATTTTGAAGTTAACGGGTTATATACTTTTTTTTCTCAGTACTAGTTGGTTAGCTGCTTCGTGCGTACCCACGCACCGGTTAGAGAAAAACCAAAATTTATTGTATTCCATTAAGCTGAAAGGGGTAGCGGTAAATGACCCTGCTCAAATTAGCACCTTATACAAACAAAAACCAAATCGTAAGTTTTTAGGTAGTACCCCCTACTTGTCGCTTTATTACTTTGGTAAAAAGTTTTATAATCCAAATAAAATTCAAAGATGGATAGACGAATACCGGGTTCAAACGGATGCTAAAATTGCGGCGGCTGGTACGGATTCTGTCAGGATTTCGAATATATTGGCTAAACGGGAACAACGATTAGCGGTAATGACCCGGAAAAGAGAAGAAGGCAATTGGCTAATGACCGTGGGAGAACCGCCTGCCATTTACGATACTACAAAAACGCAGGCTACCCTGCGTCAGATAAAAACCTACCTGAACACCAAAGGCTTTTTTCATTCTAAAGTAACGTACACCGAAGAAATCAAAGAAAAGAAAGTTTACCTTAATTTATTAGTAGATGAGGATAAACCCACTAAAATTACTCAAATTACCCATGCTATTGCCGATTCGGTTATCGCCCACATTGTAGACTCTGCGCAAACTGCGGCTTTGTTAAAAGTTGGTCAGAATTATGACGAAGAAATTATTGATCAGGAACGAAACCGGCTGGAAATTTTACTACGCAATTTAGGCTATTACGAATTCCGAAAACCATTTATTACGGCCAAAGTAGATACCAATTATGCACCTTATACCGCCCATTTTACCTATTTAATTGCCAATAACAAAGATAATCAGCCCCATAAACAATACCGGATTCGCGAAGTAAGTTTTATCGGTGATGCCGGTTTAAAACGCTTTGGATTTAAGCGAGATACCATTTGGTACAATAATGTTAAATACCTGGCTTACCGGCACAGAATAAATCCTAAGGTACTTGATTCTAAATTAACCATTTACCCGCGCCAACGCTACAGCCTTGATTTAACTCAGCTTACCCAACAGCAATTAAATAACCTGGACATGTTTCGGTTTAATTCCGTAAATTATACCATTTTACCTGACTCCCTAGGTTCTCCGCAGCTAGATGTTTTTGTAAACGTATCGCCTACCAAAAAGTACCAGGAAACCAGCGAAGCTGGCGGAAGTTATACTGCTCGTTTACCCGGCCCGTTTGTGAACCTGCGTTTAAAAGTGCGGAATATATTAGGAGGCGCCGAAATCTTGGATATTGGTTTAAGAGGAGGTTTGCAGGGCCAATATAGTAGCTTAGATTTTAGCGAATCTATCTACATGAAAGACTTTGGGGGGAATATCGGACTTACCTTTCCGCAGTTTTTGGTGCCGTTCCGGGTAAATAAACAATTTAGTAGGTTTAACCCGCGCAGCCGCTTAAATGTATCTTATACCTACGTTGACAGAAGGGAATATGTGCGAACCAACCTGGAAACTACTTTTGATTACATTTGGCAACCCTCTACAAAGGTGCAGTACGTTTTTACCCCAGTAG
Proteins encoded in this region:
- a CDS encoding NADH-quinone oxidoreductase subunit N, with product MRLNDLNYLMPLLVLVGAATLNMLVIAVKRNHKVIYGITLVAHIIALTTLLFLGNHPYTIDPFFIIDGWGIFNLGLILVTSLFVTMLSYAYFEQREERREEYYILLILATLGSCVLVISQHFMALFLGLEVLSVALYSLIAYLRTREHSDEAGIKYLILAAMSSAFLLFGMALIYADSGTMAFASIAAHLKALPELPPLLLTGFGLMVVGIGFKLGVVPFHMWAPDVYEGAPAPVTAFIATVSKGGMIALLIRFFAQVDGYRYPNLMLVFTIIAIASMLAGNLLALRQRNVKRLLAYSSIAHLGYILVAFLAGNQLGVEAVSFYLVAYFITSLGAFGVVALLSDTRRDADRLRDYRGLFWRRPATAAIFTAMLLSLAGIPLTAGFVGKFYILASGVNAQRWLLVIMLILNSVIGLYYYIKVIAAMFAQTQSSQKKTRKVLHPAISFATGATMAILALLLVYIGIYPTTLVQLLKGLLTTIVTTQ
- a CDS encoding outer membrane beta-barrel protein, translated to MKRILIITALFWVAATAVSLANGLAAKPKYVASLLDTIQINLADGASLTLQVKNTSQLKNFQKYSLDSLMVLLNKYVQQVESMSKSSPNGSAEISMTFYPAKDLNNPNAPEQIKIKMASGNSGSKQTWSANAGDLVKVEVDYEDDEDDDDHNGSVYVNVKTRNDSLRKEKMERKMNRRHRFFSTIDLGLNTFVNVPELNNSLYDLKPIGSRYISLNQYISTRIGGVKSPLKFRTGLELAFNNYMLDKNRRITDENNTTVFYNESTLSLEKSKLTTSSLNLPVIIELNFKDKNGKESFKIGGGGFVGYRLGSHTKIKYQSEGNTYKDKERGNYNLEDMQYGVNFLIGYKWINLFAKYNLNDLFKDNRGPKMNVVSFGFRI
- a CDS encoding RNA polymerase sigma factor, whose translation is MTEAELIRGLVKGEAKAHKTLYEKYAGVMLGICLRYLKNQMDAEEVMLTGFVKVFQHVTQFENKGSFEGWMKRIMVNEALGFLRKKEPMHLAIEKDILQVATEANAEQDLATEDLLRMLHELPAGYRAVFNLYAIEGYSHKEIGELLDISEGTSKSQLSKARAMLQRRLQNQESITL
- a CDS encoding peroxiredoxin family protein, which produces MNKGLLISVILAVIVLGAWFIMRSEEPQIEQDNSNAQPTTSVARTPPTPANDLPNLPLTKPDQTKINAKDLKGKTVLIFFEPDCEHCQREANEMQKHLPAFAKYTVYFFSPAPFDQMQQFFMKYNLSGPNIFYAQTPFNIILQELGAIPAPSVYIYTEQGKLVKAFKGETPMENILPLL
- a CDS encoding TrmH family RNA methyltransferase, which encodes MLSKAALKYINSLQVKKYRHLHQAFLVEGAKSVKELLLSDYTIEKLFVTEEFLGKSTEIKAKSLTYELIDEKDLTRAGTFSTNNAALAIAKMKAPAFFAPDLSTLTLALDDIRDPGNLGTIIRIADWYGLQHIICSETCADFYNPKVIAATMGSFTRVNVVYVTLPEFLKKLPADLPLYGASLHGQNIHRLTLQPTGVLIMGNEAHGIRPEVESCLTQLIKIPRFGKAESLNVANATGIILDNFFRNG
- a CDS encoding NAD(P)/FAD-dependent oxidoreductase; the protein is MKKELELVLPPEVAYDEALLQNAILKNVGAQPEEIAYIHKLKRSIDARGKNVLLRVRADVYFSTPPNDILQPKFHYPTVDKAPHVIIVGAGPAGLFAALRCIELNLKPIILERGKDVRTRRRDLAAINKEHVVNPDSNYCFGEGGAGTYSDGKLYTRSKKRGDVYRALQILVQHGATPDILFDAHPHIGTNKLPVLISNIRESILNAGGEIHFDTRVTDFIIEQNTIKGVVTQAGNLFEGEGVILATGHSARDIYELLASKNIYIEAKPFAMGVRVEHQQSFIDSIQYHCDNRGPYLPASSYALVHQTTYAKKQRGIFSFCMCPGGFMVPSATAPGEVVVNGMSPSRRDSKFANSGIVVAIETEDMDVKTHGPLAGLRLQQALEQQACAIAGGTQKAPSQLLQDFTRSKLSSHLLETSYQPGLTSVDMNELFPASIAYRLREGFTYFNSKMKNYVSNEAQIIGVESRTSSPVRIPRDRETLEHVQINNLYPCGEGAGYAGGIVSAAMDGERCAEKIAAKVNR
- a CDS encoding CoA-binding protein, whose protein sequence is MKKTVVLGATDNPSRFAYRAVHKLKQYGHEVVPVGIRNGDVAGIKIDTEKNPVENVDTVTLYVGPQNQPSWYDYILSLKPNRIIFNPGTENPELERKAAEQNIKTLHHCTLVMLAVGEY
- a CDS encoding oxygenase MpaB family protein; translation: MDYFVDKSSVVRRIWGNSDTILFIFAGSAAEFALNKAVDWLYFTGRLPADPLGRLFSTVAYARLIVFSDRVGAYRAIDNMATIHAKVESNRGAAIPDWAYRDVLFMLIDYSIRAYELLERKLTLSEKIEVCQVFLQVGQRMGLVGLPTTYQDWLVMREQHLEQDLQYSHYTKDLYQQYKKHLGLFRFILLKQAQQLLVSEKVNKLLGLGKTAYMKPIVIAYKLSRKLKLDGLLKNSILPASYKAEIKSLDKIPA